The Coregonus clupeaformis isolate EN_2021a chromosome 6, ASM2061545v1, whole genome shotgun sequence genome has a segment encoding these proteins:
- the or55e1 gene encoding olfactory receptor 51E2, which produces MIKEFQGINFSHSEFIFVGFPEIYEYRHQLFLPFFIIYILVLVGNSLLIHVIRIMESLHSPMYILICGLAAVDIVVATVVIPNMLLSFLFDWNDISLASCLTQMFFTHFLSSVESTILLAMALDRYVAICFPLRYARVINSATLVRLLLFTVIRSGSIMSLLVALAGSLSFCGSNVIHHCYCDHMALVSLACGNTDKNHAMGLAVIICFVGMDICVIVFSYMKILNVVLRAAAGEDRWKAFHTCGTHLLVIMCFYLVGTVTFLSRNLNIQIPTDINTLLGVMYIALPASVNPIIYGVRTKEIRNRILKMFNTRVNKVLTVQVATVEM; this is translated from the coding sequence ATGATTAAAGAATTCCAGGGAATAAATTTTTCACACAGTGAGTTCATCTTTGTGGGATTTCCAGAGATCTACGAGTACAGACATCAACTTTTCTTACCATTTTTCATTATCTACATTTTGGTCTTGGTGGGAAATTCTTTGTTGATCCACGTGATTAGAATTATGGAGAGCCTCCACAGCCCCATGTATATATTAATATGTGGCCTGGCGGCGGTGGACATTGTGGTGGCAACAGTCGTTATCCCCAACATGCTGCTCAGCTTTCTGTTTGACTGGAACGACATCTCCTTGGCCAGCTGTTTGACTCAGATGTTCTTCACTCACTTCCTCTCATCAGTAGAGTCGACCATCCTCCTGGCCATGGCCCTGGACCGCTATGTGGCCATCTGCTTCCCTCTACGCTACGCTCGCGTCATCAACTCTGCCACGTTAGTCAGACTGTTGCTGTTCACTGTTATAAGGAGTGGTTCCATAATGTCCCTACTTGTTGCGCTAGCTGGTTCTCTGTCTTTCTGTGGATCCAATGTGATCCACCACTGCTACTGTGACCACATGGCCCTGGTTAGCCTAGCATGTGGTAACACTGACAAGAATCATGCTATGGGATTGGCTGTGATTATCTGTTTTGTGGGAATGGATATTTGTGTCATTGTATTTTCCTACATGAAGATTCTGAATGTAGTGTTGAGGGCAGCAGCAGGGGAGGATAGATGGAAAGCCTTCCATACTTGTGGCACCCACCTTCTTGTAATAATGTGTTTCTATCTGGTGGGTACTGTTACTTTTCTGTCACGCAATCTGAATATTCAAATTCCAACTGATATCAATACTTTGCTAGGGGTGATGTATATTGCTCTACCAGCAAGTGTCAATCCAATTATCTATGGAGTCCGGACAAAGGAAATACGAAACCGCATTTTGAAAATGTTCAACACAAGAGTAAACAAAGTATTGACTGTCCAGGTTGCTACTGTAGAAATGTGA